Proteins encoded together in one Synechococcus sp. A15-62 window:
- a CDS encoding SWIM zinc finger family protein codes for MTLSNGNNNGITAIGDDGLGQQPWWVEQWMELINGYRFKKRLERAWGYAREGHVTSIRFEGRRVHARVQGTDEAPYKVKLWLDVLNDEDWGYVLEALTQKARWSAQLLAGIMPSDIERAFAASGKRLFPFKLQEVRSECSCPDKANPCKHISAVYFLMGDRFSEDPFVLFQLRGRNRARLLEDLAEHRRKALAERAAAAKEENKVSRSEEATPLPPHAAVQDPALWWRYNRSLDGDLVVITPAMEGDTGLDAAGELPLAEDPRFADARSTFLSNLKAHGQASAQKAMLQAMAAGG; via the coding sequence ATGACCCTCAGCAACGGCAACAACAACGGCATCACCGCCATCGGCGACGACGGCCTGGGCCAACAGCCCTGGTGGGTCGAGCAGTGGATGGAGCTGATCAACGGCTACCGCTTCAAGAAACGGCTGGAGCGGGCCTGGGGCTACGCCCGCGAAGGCCATGTGACCTCGATCCGCTTCGAAGGCCGCCGCGTGCATGCCCGCGTCCAGGGCACCGATGAAGCGCCCTACAAGGTGAAGCTGTGGCTGGACGTGCTCAACGATGAGGACTGGGGCTATGTGCTGGAAGCGCTGACCCAGAAAGCCCGCTGGTCGGCCCAGCTGCTAGCCGGGATCATGCCCTCCGACATCGAACGGGCCTTCGCCGCCAGCGGCAAGCGCCTGTTCCCGTTCAAGTTGCAGGAGGTGCGCAGCGAGTGCAGCTGCCCGGACAAGGCCAACCCCTGCAAACACATCAGCGCGGTGTATTTCCTGATGGGGGATCGCTTCAGTGAAGACCCCTTCGTGCTGTTCCAACTGCGGGGACGCAACCGGGCCCGGCTGCTGGAAGATCTGGCGGAACACCGTCGCAAGGCCCTGGCCGAGCGGGCGGCGGCGGCCAAGGAAGAGAACAAAGTCAGCAGATCTGAAGAGGCAACACCACTGCCGCCCCATGCGGCGGTGCAGGACCCGGCCCTGTGGTGGCGCTACAACCGCAGCCTCGATGGCGACCTGGTGGTGATCACCCCAGCCATGGAGGGCGACACGGGCCTCGATGCCGCCGGAGAGCTGCCGCTGGCGGAGGACCCCCGCTTCGCCGATGCGCGCAGCACCTTCCTCAGCAATCTCAAGGCCCACGGCCAGGCCAGTGCCCAGAAGGCGATGCTGCAGGCCATGGCAGCCGGCGGCTGA
- a CDS encoding MEKHLA domain-containing protein, whose translation MASEAAWLTTDKQELTGVLLESHQRAFSRPLIATHQPGHSKRLICQNLFACGFPVLAHGTEQDPELSYANAAALQLWETRWDELIGMPSRLTAPETERAERSSALGQAKRLDAVQNYRGIRISRKGRRFMINKARIWTLWDAEEQVCGQAACFSDWWWL comes from the coding sequence ATGGCCAGCGAAGCCGCCTGGCTCACCACCGACAAACAAGAACTTACCGGAGTGCTGCTGGAATCGCATCAACGGGCCTTCAGCAGGCCGCTGATCGCCACCCACCAACCGGGTCACTCAAAGCGGCTGATCTGCCAGAACCTTTTCGCCTGCGGCTTTCCGGTGCTGGCCCATGGCACGGAGCAGGATCCCGAGCTCAGTTACGCCAACGCTGCGGCCCTGCAGCTGTGGGAAACCCGCTGGGATGAGCTGATCGGCATGCCCTCACGGCTCACCGCACCGGAGACCGAACGGGCGGAACGCAGCAGCGCCCTGGGCCAGGCCAAACGCCTCGATGCAGTGCAGAACTATCGCGGCATTCGCATCAGCCGCAAAGGACGGCGATTCATGATCAACAAGGCCCGGATCTGGACCCTCTGGGATGCAGAAGAACAGGTCTGCGGCCAGGCGGCCTGCTTCAGCGACTGGTGGTGGCTTTAA
- a CDS encoding Hsp20/alpha crystallin family protein gives MLTLRQSPFDLFERLEQQLATAERVPNAEIRETETGYTVRLELPGVDRDSIDVKATDRNLVISAERPATESDDTNALLLSEFRSGTWSRSFRFPHSLDRDQLKASYRDGVLEINAGKAVEHTSVSVKIDS, from the coding sequence ATGCTGACCCTTCGCCAATCCCCCTTCGATCTGTTCGAGCGACTCGAGCAGCAATTGGCCACCGCTGAGCGCGTTCCCAACGCCGAAATCCGCGAGACCGAAACCGGCTACACCGTGCGGCTGGAACTGCCCGGGGTGGACCGCGACTCGATCGACGTCAAGGCCACCGATCGCAACCTGGTGATCAGCGCCGAACGCCCAGCAACAGAAAGCGATGACACCAACGCACTCCTGCTGAGCGAATTCCGCAGCGGCACCTGGAGCCGCAGCTTCCGTTTCCCCCACAGCCTCGATCGCGACCAGCTCAAGGCCAGCTATCGGGACGGCGTTCTTGAAATCAACGCCGGCAAAGCTGTGGAGCACACCAGTGTTTCCGTGAAAATCGACAGCTGA
- a CDS encoding NRAMP family divalent metal transporter — protein MASSTLRRSIGPGILLAGACIGGSYLMSSTTAGARFGFALVGLILLTNLIKYPFLRVGTRFTAATGLSLLEGFQKRNPLYLPLYLVVSLVTGTFTIAAVSFVAGLLLTNVPLLAGLDTYGLSIAVLVVSGLVLLLGHYRALDRLSKLLVVLLTLLTGIAAASLLIRGPVGDVAASWVSTDPSPWTWANLAFLIPLMGWMPGPVEMCVWPSLWMFSRARDTEHTATPKEAEFDFNLGYGVTVVTAMFFVILGAYTMYGSGDGMLAGSGVSFAQKLIKLYTAAMGGWAAWVIIPAAFSAMFSTTLTCLDAYPRSIAAIQGLLRHHDTGDSAPGPMQRRFDIWVIVHFLAAVLALVVAKTGGIGVKDFVFGAMTGSFLTAPLFAWMAMDTINSSLVPVEHRYGRLTQAFCWFGLVFLSGFSLLFIGRFFLGLGG, from the coding sequence ATGGCGTCATCGACGCTGCGACGCAGCATTGGACCCGGAATCCTCTTGGCCGGTGCCTGCATCGGTGGATCCTACTTGATGTCGTCCACCACGGCGGGAGCCCGATTCGGCTTTGCACTGGTGGGTCTGATCCTGCTCACCAACCTGATCAAGTACCCGTTCCTGCGCGTGGGCACCCGCTTCACAGCAGCCACCGGACTGTCACTGCTGGAGGGTTTCCAGAAACGTAATCCCCTTTACCTACCGCTGTATCTGGTGGTGAGCCTGGTGACGGGCACCTTCACCATCGCGGCGGTGAGTTTTGTGGCGGGACTGCTGCTCACCAACGTTCCCTTGCTGGCGGGACTGGACACCTATGGACTGTCCATCGCCGTGCTGGTGGTGAGTGGCCTGGTGCTGCTGCTGGGGCACTACCGAGCACTCGACCGTCTCTCCAAGCTGTTGGTGGTGCTGCTCACCCTGCTCACGGGGATCGCAGCCGCATCGCTGCTGATCCGGGGCCCTGTCGGGGATGTGGCGGCGAGCTGGGTCAGCACCGATCCCAGTCCCTGGACTTGGGCCAACCTGGCCTTCCTGATTCCCCTGATGGGCTGGATGCCCGGACCGGTGGAGATGTGCGTGTGGCCGTCGTTGTGGATGTTCTCCCGTGCACGTGACACCGAGCACACCGCAACGCCGAAGGAGGCCGAATTTGATTTCAACCTCGGCTATGGCGTCACCGTCGTGACGGCCATGTTCTTTGTGATCCTGGGCGCTTACACGATGTACGGCAGTGGTGACGGAATGCTGGCCGGCAGTGGCGTCTCCTTCGCCCAGAAGCTGATCAAGCTCTACACCGCCGCCATGGGTGGTTGGGCGGCCTGGGTGATCATCCCGGCGGCTTTTTCCGCCATGTTCAGCACCACCCTCACCTGCCTCGATGCCTATCCCCGCAGCATTGCGGCGATTCAGGGTCTGCTGCGTCATCACGACACGGGTGATTCAGCCCCGGGGCCGATGCAGCGTCGCTTCGACATCTGGGTGATCGTGCATTTCCTGGCCGCTGTCCTGGCGCTGGTGGTGGCCAAGACCGGTGGGATCGGTGTGAAGGATTTCGTCTTCGGGGCGATGACCGGCAGTTTCCTCACCGCTCCTCTATTCGCCTGGATGGCGATGGATACGATCAACAGCTCCTTGGTCCCGGTGGAGCATCGTTACGGGCGGCTCACCCAGGCCTTCTGCTGGTTTGGCCTGGTGTTTCTCAGTGGTTTCAGCCTGCTGTTCATCGGTCGCTTCTTTCTGGGCCTTGGCGGCTGA
- a CDS encoding diflavin flavoprotein has protein sequence MVVAPAAPKLSLQCEAIAADTTTIRSLDWDRSRFDIEFGLRNGTTYNAFLVRGERTALIDTSHAKFRDTWIPLLKEQIDPTAIDVLIVSHTEPDHSGLIGDLIDLNPEIEIVGSKVALQFLKDQVHRPFKSRAVKSGEELDLGTNPESGIQHRFEFLSAPNLHWPDTIFSFDHGTGILYTCDAFGLHYCSDDVFDADPGAIAPDFRFYYDCLMGPNARSVLQALKRMDGLPKINTIAVGHGPLLRHHLSHWISDYREWSGQRSKGESYAAVCYLSQYGFSDRISQAIAHGIGKADAQVQLVDLRATDPQELTALIGDAKAVVVPTWPAEPEPDLQTSIGTLLAALHPKQLVGVYDAFGGNDEPIDAVADQLRSQGQKQAFSPLRIKQLPQGSDYQRCEESGTDLGQLLTKEKTIAAMKSLDGDLDKALGRISGGLYVVTASQGEGESQRRSAMVASWVSQASFTPPGLTIAVAKDRAIETLMQVGDRFVLNVLRQDNHQQLMRHFLKRFPPGADRFAGVNVLEGTADGGPVLADALAFLGCRVEQRMEGSDHWIIYAVVEQGNVADAEASTAVHHRKVGNHY, from the coding sequence ATGGTCGTTGCTCCCGCTGCTCCGAAGCTGTCGCTGCAGTGCGAGGCCATCGCCGCCGACACCACCACGATTCGCTCCCTCGACTGGGACCGCAGCCGCTTCGACATCGAATTCGGCCTGCGCAACGGCACCACCTACAACGCCTTCCTGGTTCGGGGAGAACGCACCGCCCTGATCGACACCAGCCACGCCAAGTTCCGCGACACCTGGATCCCCCTGCTCAAGGAGCAGATCGATCCAACCGCGATCGATGTGTTGATCGTGAGCCACACCGAACCCGACCACTCCGGCTTGATCGGTGACCTGATCGATCTCAATCCCGAGATCGAAATCGTGGGCTCGAAGGTGGCGCTGCAGTTCCTCAAGGACCAGGTGCACCGACCGTTCAAATCCCGTGCGGTGAAGTCCGGCGAGGAGTTGGATCTCGGCACCAATCCCGAGAGCGGCATCCAGCACCGCTTCGAATTCCTCAGTGCTCCAAACCTGCACTGGCCGGACACGATCTTTTCCTTCGATCACGGCACGGGGATCCTCTACACCTGCGATGCCTTCGGCCTGCACTACTGCTCTGACGACGTCTTCGACGCCGACCCCGGTGCCATCGCCCCTGATTTCCGCTTCTATTACGACTGTCTGATGGGCCCCAATGCCCGCAGCGTGCTGCAGGCCCTGAAGCGCATGGATGGCCTGCCGAAGATCAACACCATCGCGGTGGGACACGGGCCGCTGTTGCGGCATCACCTCAGCCACTGGATCAGCGACTACCGCGAGTGGAGCGGCCAGCGCAGCAAGGGCGAAAGCTATGCCGCTGTTTGCTATCTGAGCCAGTACGGCTTCTCCGATCGGATCAGCCAGGCCATTGCCCATGGCATCGGCAAGGCGGATGCCCAGGTGCAGCTGGTGGACCTGCGGGCCACCGACCCCCAGGAACTCACCGCCCTGATCGGCGATGCCAAAGCTGTTGTGGTGCCGACCTGGCCCGCGGAACCTGAGCCAGATCTGCAGACCTCCATCGGAACCCTGCTGGCGGCCCTGCATCCCAAGCAGCTGGTGGGGGTGTACGACGCCTTCGGTGGCAATGACGAACCGATCGACGCCGTCGCCGACCAACTGCGCAGCCAGGGACAGAAGCAAGCCTTCAGCCCGCTGCGCATCAAACAGCTGCCCCAGGGCAGCGATTACCAACGCTGTGAGGAGTCCGGCACCGACCTCGGCCAGCTCCTGACCAAGGAAAAGACGATCGCAGCAATGAAGAGCCTCGATGGCGACCTCGACAAAGCCCTGGGTCGCATCAGCGGAGGCCTCTACGTGGTGACCGCCAGCCAGGGGGAGGGCGAGTCGCAACGCCGCAGCGCCATGGTGGCCAGCTGGGTGAGCCAAGCCAGCTTCACCCCCCCGGGCCTCACCATTGCCGTCGCCAAAGATCGCGCGATCGAAACCTTGATGCAGGTGGGTGACCGCTTCGTGCTGAACGTTCTACGGCAAGACAACCATCAGCAACTGATGCGCCATTTCCTCAAGCGGTTCCCCCCCGGTGCCGATCGTTTTGCTGGTGTGAACGTGCTGGAGGGAACCGCCGATGGCGGCCCGGTTCTTGCTGATGCGTTGGCATTTCTGGGCTGCCGGGTGGAGCAACGGATGGAGGGCTCCGACCACTGGATCATCTATGCCGTGGTGGAGCAGGGCAACGTGGCCGATGCCGAGGCCAGCACTGCGGTGCATCACCGCAAAGTGGGCAACCACTACTGA